One window of the Montipora foliosa isolate CH-2021 chromosome 4, ASM3666993v2, whole genome shotgun sequence genome contains the following:
- the LOC138001167 gene encoding uncharacterized protein, whose translation MTDEGAISIDTLIKDVIVTLLDCNRWADSLNSPHITSLQLADDFSQPQFPVQILIGLDAVWQFLNLMLLKLDLWKPYASVIADQIDKGYVETVPANEDPLRKNDAHYLSHFFVLRPESETTPIRVVFAANAGHISLNNCLYTGPCLLRSLNTIIRRFRANKYAFVADIKKAFMRIKVNEEDRNYFRFLWFEDGDHDKSIRVYRYASVFFGGQSSPFILNFTILHHLSKHKKDQDPAVQFVAQDLEKKLYCDNVFTGADDEDTAIQYYNISRKVMKDADMTLRQWFTNWPALTNIIDKMRTGSERDHAGFAKQLAVFIRNRTTEILRLTDLSSWSHVSSANNRADILSRGCSADGGRWWPRWSPTTLAEDDVVSTTAVDSHVQGTQSHSGSLPDLIDISRFQSYERVLGTIADVLRFISNLKHASVHERQLHAGVRETVVALRKRFWLPSARSEITRVLERCVKCRYQIGGAYKLPPSAPLPDFRLNMVTPFSTVGIDFTSHLM comes from the exons ATGACAGATGAGGGAGCAATCAGTATAGATACTCTCATCAAAGATGTTATCGTCACCCTACTTGATTGTAACCGCTGGgctgatagcctcaactctccTCACATCACCAGTCTTCAGCTTGCAGATGACTTCAGTCAACCTCAATTTCCTGTTCAAATTCTTATTGGTCTGGATGCAGTGTGGCAGTTCCTGAACCTGAT GCTTCTCAAACTGGATCTTTGGAAGCCTTATGCAAGCGTTATTGCTGACCAAATTGACAAAGGTTATGTGGAAACTGTTCCTGCCAATGAAGATCCCTTGAGAAAGAATGACGCCCATTATCTTAGTCACTTCTTTGTTTTACGTCCAGAGAGCGAAACGACACCCATTCGAGTTGTATTTGCAGCCAATGCAGGCCATATCTCTCTTAACAATTGTTTATACACCGGTCCCTGCCTCCTCAGGTCATTGAACACTATCATTCGCCGCTTCAGAGCTAACAAGTATGCGTTTGTAGCGGACATAAAGAAAGCCTTCATGAGAATTAAGGTTAATGAAGAGGATCGTAACTATTTCCGCTTTCTGTGGTTTGAAGATGGTGACCATGATAAATCAATCAGAGTTTATCGGTACGCGTCTGTCTTTTTTGGAGGACAAAGTTCTCCATTTATCCTTAATTTCAcaattcttcatcatctttcTAAGCATAAGAAAGATCAAGATCCAGCTGTTCAATTTGTTGCTCAAGACCTTGAAAAGAAGCTTTACTGTGACAATGTATTTACTGGAGCAGATGATGAGGACACTGCCATTCAGTATTACAATATCTCAAGGAAGGTTATGAAGGATGCTGACATGACTCTGCGCCAATGGTTCACAAATTGGCCAGCGCTGACCAACATTATTGACAAGATGAGGACTGGTTCTGAGAGAGATCATGCTGGCTT TGCCAAGCAACTCGCAGTCTTCATTCGCAATCGGACGACAGAGATCTTGAGGCTCACTGACTTGTCCAGCTGGTCCCATGTCAGCTCAGCCAACAATCGTGCAGACATACTCTCTCGTGGATGCAGTGCAGATGGTGGCAGATGGTGGCCTAGGTGGAGTCCCACAACCCTTGCAGAAGACGATGTTGTCTCAACCACAGCTGTGGACAGCCATGTTCAGGGTACGCAGTCTCACTCGGGCAGTCTCCCAGACTTGATTGACATCTCGCGCTTCCAGTCCTATGAACGCGTCCTTGGCACAATTGCCGATGTCTTGAGATTCATTTCCAACTTGAAGCATGCCTCTG TCCATGAGAGACAGCTTCACGCCGGAGTAAGAGAAACTGTTGTAGCACTGCGTAAGAGATTTTGGTTGCCATCAGCACGAAGTGAAATTACAAGGGTGCTCGAGCGATGTGTCAAATGCCGATACCAGATAGGCGGAGCATACAAGCTACCCCCTTCAGCCCCTTTGCCTGACTTTCGCCTTAACATGGTGACACCATTCTCTACAGTGGGGATTGATTTTACCAGTCATCTTATGTAA